One region of Streptomyces sp. NBC_00442 genomic DNA includes:
- a CDS encoding esterase/lipase family protein yields MRLATAATALALLAGTIALAPAADAAPAPVPVVFVHGRNADPGVWGTMKDRFEQAGYPAGDLFAWGYDSSRSTNEVLAGQLAAYVDSVRAQTGSAQVDIVAHSQGSLPTRWYAKFGGGSDVVRHLVSLGGPNHGTSLAWACAIWDQGCRDMTPNSYVESHLASGDETPGATKYATFWSDCDGFILPNSSVPLSGAVNTDAGCLAHNDLLTDAPTAQGVLDFLKQ; encoded by the coding sequence ATGCGCCTCGCAACCGCCGCCACCGCGCTCGCTCTGCTCGCCGGCACGATCGCCCTCGCCCCCGCCGCCGACGCGGCCCCCGCCCCCGTTCCCGTCGTGTTCGTGCACGGCCGCAACGCCGACCCCGGCGTCTGGGGCACCATGAAGGACCGTTTCGAGCAGGCGGGTTACCCCGCGGGTGACCTCTTCGCCTGGGGTTACGACTCCAGCCGGTCGACCAACGAGGTCCTGGCCGGGCAGCTCGCCGCGTACGTGGACTCCGTGCGCGCCCAGACCGGGTCGGCACAGGTGGACATCGTCGCGCACAGCCAGGGCAGCCTCCCCACCCGCTGGTACGCGAAGTTCGGCGGCGGTTCCGACGTGGTGCGCCACCTGGTCTCGCTCGGCGGACCCAACCACGGCACGAGCCTGGCCTGGGCGTGCGCGATCTGGGACCAGGGGTGCCGGGACATGACCCCGAACTCCTATGTGGAGAGCCATCTGGCGAGCGGCGACGAGACCCCCGGAGCGACCAAGTACGCCACGTTCTGGTCGGACTGCGACGGCTTCATCCTGCCCAACAGCAGTGTCCCGCTGTCCGGCGCCGTCAACACCGACGCCGGCTGCCTGGCCCACAACGACCTCCTGACGGACGCGCCCACCGCGCAGGGTGTGCTCGACTTCCTCAAGCAGTAG
- a CDS encoding response regulator transcription factor, giving the protein MAPTDAAAPEASLLVVDDEPNIRELLSASLRFVGFRVVSAATGADALAAVAKERPDLVVLDVMLPDMTGFAVVRRLREEAGGGLGPDHLPVLFLTAKDGVDDKINGLTAGGDDYVTKPFSLEELIARIRAILRRTGGPSGEGRLVAGDLELDPVGHQVLRAGRPVSLSPTEFKLLAYLMANADRVVSKPQILDHVWAYDFGGDLSIVESYISYVRRKVDSGADGAPKLIHTVRGIGYVLRRPQS; this is encoded by the coding sequence ATGGCCCCGACGGACGCGGCCGCGCCCGAGGCGAGCCTGCTGGTCGTCGACGACGAGCCCAACATCAGGGAACTGCTGTCGGCCTCGCTGCGCTTCGTCGGCTTCCGGGTCGTCTCCGCGGCGACGGGCGCCGACGCGCTCGCCGCCGTCGCCAAGGAGCGCCCCGACCTGGTGGTGCTCGATGTGATGCTGCCCGACATGACCGGCTTCGCGGTGGTGCGCAGGCTGCGCGAGGAGGCCGGGGGCGGCCTCGGTCCCGACCATCTTCCCGTGCTCTTCCTCACCGCGAAGGACGGCGTCGACGACAAGATCAACGGGCTGACGGCGGGCGGCGACGACTACGTCACCAAGCCGTTCAGCCTGGAGGAGCTGATCGCCAGGATCCGCGCGATCCTGCGGCGCACCGGCGGCCCGAGCGGTGAGGGCCGCCTCGTGGCGGGCGATCTCGAACTCGACCCGGTGGGCCACCAGGTGCTGCGGGCCGGGCGGCCGGTCTCGCTCTCGCCCACCGAGTTCAAGCTGCTCGCCTATCTGATGGCCAACGCCGACCGCGTGGTGTCCAAGCCGCAGATCCTGGACCACGTGTGGGCGTACGACTTCGGCGGCGACCTCAGCATCGTCGAGTCGTACATCTCCTATGTGCGCCGCAAGGTCGACTCCGGGGCGGACGGCGCGCCCAAGCTCATCCACACCGTGCGCGGCATCGGCTATGTGCTGCGCCGCCCGCAGTCCTGA
- a CDS encoding efflux RND transporter periplasmic adaptor subunit: protein MKVLPRRRKAVLINSVLGVAVLAGAGGAYAAVTSHDSAPARSDAKSVAVTKGTVLATVSGSGSLASPSDAGVNFTTGGKLTAVDVKPGDKVTAGQVLGKVDATAARETLAQDEASLTAARANLTKVQEGQASSSTATGSGGGSSARGAAGTAPAPAASPTVDPAQLAQAEAQLTQAQNAVDAAQRAVDGTTLKAPVSGTVASVSAKKGDTVSGTGGTTTSGGGGASGGGSGSGSNSASGSSGSGSSSSALSGFVVLTNPSGMQVGANFSEADALKLKPGQPATVTLNAESGRTLNAKVLSVSSLPVSSGSGSGGGNGSSSGSAVQYAATLAITSPTADLRTGLSASIQVVTGEASGALSVPTAAVSGTGANRTVTVVRADGSTERTAVTVGLEGDSSDQILSGLSEGEKVQLASVSATGNGGFPSGAFPGGLGGGGARTRTGGTGGGGAGGGFRASGGGGGGRG from the coding sequence ATGAAGGTGCTCCCACGACGGCGCAAAGCCGTCCTGATCAACTCGGTGCTCGGTGTGGCCGTCCTCGCGGGCGCCGGCGGCGCCTACGCGGCGGTGACCAGCCACGACAGCGCTCCCGCACGGAGCGACGCGAAGAGCGTGGCGGTCACCAAGGGCACGGTCCTCGCCACCGTGTCCGGCTCGGGATCCCTCGCCTCGCCGAGCGACGCCGGGGTGAACTTCACCACCGGCGGCAAACTCACCGCGGTCGACGTCAAGCCGGGCGACAAGGTCACCGCGGGCCAGGTGCTCGGCAAGGTGGACGCCACCGCGGCCAGAGAGACCCTCGCGCAGGACGAGGCGTCCCTGACGGCGGCGCGGGCCAACCTCACCAAGGTGCAGGAGGGCCAGGCGAGTTCGAGCACCGCCACCGGCTCGGGCGGGGGATCCTCGGCGCGCGGCGCGGCCGGCACCGCCCCCGCGCCCGCCGCGTCCCCCACAGTCGATCCCGCTCAGCTCGCCCAGGCCGAGGCCCAGCTCACCCAGGCCCAGAACGCGGTGGACGCGGCGCAGCGGGCGGTGGACGGGACCACGCTGAAGGCTCCGGTCTCCGGAACCGTGGCATCGGTGTCCGCCAAGAAGGGCGACACCGTCTCCGGGACCGGCGGCACCACCACGAGCGGGGGCGGCGGCGCCTCCGGCGGTGGTTCCGGCTCCGGTTCCAACTCCGCTTCCGGCAGCTCGGGTTCGGGCTCCTCCTCGTCGGCCCTGTCCGGCTTCGTGGTCCTCACCAACCCGTCCGGCATGCAGGTCGGCGCCAACTTCTCCGAGGCCGACGCCCTCAAGCTGAAGCCGGGCCAGCCCGCCACGGTGACGCTCAACGCCGAATCCGGCCGGACGCTCAACGCCAAGGTCCTGTCGGTGAGTTCACTGCCCGTCAGTAGCGGCTCGGGTTCCGGCGGAGGCAACGGCAGCAGCTCGGGGAGCGCCGTGCAGTACGCGGCGACCCTCGCCATCACCAGCCCCACCGCCGACCTGCGCACCGGGCTCAGCGCGAGCATCCAGGTCGTCACGGGCGAGGCGTCCGGCGCCCTGTCGGTGCCGACGGCCGCGGTGAGCGGCACCGGCGCCAACCGCACCGTGACGGTGGTCAGGGCGGACGGCAGCACCGAGCGGACCGCCGTCACGGTCGGTCTTGAGGGCGACAGCTCGGACCAGATCCTCAGCGGCCTGAGCGAGGGCGAGAAGGTGCAGCTGGCCAGCGTGTCGGCGACGGGCAACGGCGGGTTCCCCAGCGGCGCCTTCCCCGGCGGCCTCGGCGGCGGTGGAGCGCGCACCCGCACCGGCGGCACCGGTGGCGGCGGGGCCGGCGGCGGCTTCCGCGCCAGTGGTGGCGGCGGGGGTGGCCGCGGATGA
- a CDS encoding ABC transporter permease: MNPFETLRFAFGGLAANKVRSALTMLGVLIGVAAVIVLLAVGNGSSQSVKDSIEKLGTNALTVSSGGGFGGSRSATATKPLTVDDARALADPASAPHVESVAPETTTSQTALYDGTSHTVGQVVGTYPAYFKASNSKVAKGDYFGSDDVLGSRKVAVIGSTTATDVFGTADPVGKKMTLGGTPFTVVGVLAAKGGTGFQDPDDVVVAPLPTVQNAFTGFGSLGQILVEAKSADATTAAQSEITTVLMGRHGLKDPTALDFRVSSQASLLTTQADTNKTFTVLLGAVAAISLLVGGIGITNIMLVTVTERTREIGIRKAIGAPRGVILGQFLAESTLLSLIGGGLGVAAGLIGSHFTIAGIKPVIIPESVVGAFAIAVAIGLFFGGYPANRAASLRPIEALRHE, encoded by the coding sequence GTGAATCCGTTCGAGACGCTGCGCTTCGCCTTCGGCGGGCTCGCGGCGAACAAGGTACGTTCCGCCCTGACCATGCTCGGCGTCCTGATCGGCGTGGCCGCGGTCATCGTGCTGCTCGCCGTGGGCAACGGCTCCTCGCAGTCCGTGAAGGACTCCATCGAGAAGCTGGGCACCAACGCGCTCACCGTGTCGTCGGGCGGCGGCTTCGGGGGTTCCCGTTCGGCCACCGCCACCAAACCGCTGACCGTGGACGACGCCAGGGCGCTCGCCGATCCGGCATCCGCGCCGCACGTCGAGTCGGTCGCCCCGGAGACCACCACCTCCCAGACCGCCCTGTACGACGGGACGTCGCACACGGTGGGGCAGGTCGTCGGCACCTATCCGGCGTACTTCAAGGCGTCCAACAGCAAGGTGGCCAAGGGCGACTACTTCGGTTCCGACGACGTGCTCGGCTCGCGCAAGGTGGCCGTGATCGGCTCGACCACCGCCACCGATGTGTTCGGCACGGCGGATCCGGTCGGCAAGAAGATGACGCTCGGCGGCACACCGTTCACGGTGGTCGGCGTCCTGGCCGCCAAGGGCGGCACCGGCTTCCAGGACCCGGACGACGTGGTGGTGGCGCCGCTGCCGACCGTGCAGAACGCCTTCACCGGCTTCGGCTCGCTCGGGCAGATCCTCGTCGAGGCCAAGTCGGCCGACGCGACGACGGCGGCGCAGAGCGAGATCACCACCGTCCTGATGGGCCGGCACGGCCTCAAGGACCCGACCGCGCTCGACTTCCGGGTCAGCAGCCAGGCGTCCCTGCTCACCACGCAGGCCGACACCAACAAGACGTTCACGGTGCTGCTCGGCGCGGTGGCGGCGATCTCCCTGCTCGTCGGCGGGATCGGCATCACCAACATCATGCTGGTCACGGTGACCGAGCGGACCCGCGAGATCGGCATCCGCAAGGCGATCGGAGCGCCCCGGGGCGTCATCCTCGGCCAGTTCCTCGCCGAGTCGACGCTGCTGTCGCTGATCGGCGGCGGGCTCGGTGTCGCGGCGGGACTGATCGGTTCGCACTTCACGATCGCCGGCATCAAGCCGGTGATCATCCCCGAATCCGTCGTCGGGGCCTTCGCCATCGCGGTGGCCATCGGGCTGTTCTTCGGCGGTTATCCCGCCAACCGCGCCGCGAGCCTGCGGCCCATCGAAGCGCTGCGTCACGAATGA
- a CDS encoding DUF5666 domain-containing protein: MYEQGEDMFGNAEIVESARPTAAAGPEDILAEPPDTRDISAELGAPPRPQLPWLTLLLSGGLVAGLAFAGGALVEKDQNRSSASAQRAPAAATRGGTAQSGQRQGFGAGQGAQSGQRQGSGTGPGAAGGLTIGTVKLVDGNTLYVTDAQGNVVKVTTAGSTQVTESKSGKVSDLQPGQTVTVRGSQNASGDVAATTVTQGGASGFGGSRG, translated from the coding sequence ATGTACGAACAGGGAGAGGACATGTTCGGCAACGCCGAGATTGTGGAGAGCGCCCGCCCCACGGCGGCCGCAGGACCGGAGGACATCCTCGCCGAACCGCCGGACACGCGGGACATCTCGGCCGAGCTCGGCGCTCCGCCGCGACCCCAACTGCCGTGGCTCACCCTGCTGTTGTCGGGCGGCCTGGTGGCGGGGCTCGCCTTCGCGGGCGGCGCCCTGGTGGAGAAGGACCAGAACCGGAGCTCCGCCTCGGCCCAGCGCGCCCCGGCCGCGGCCACCCGGGGCGGCACCGCGCAGAGCGGCCAGCGCCAGGGCTTCGGCGCCGGTCAGGGCGCGCAGAGCGGCCAGCGCCAGGGCTCGGGGACGGGGCCGGGCGCGGCGGGCGGCCTGACCATCGGTACGGTGAAGCTCGTCGACGGCAACACCCTCTACGTCACCGACGCCCAGGGCAACGTCGTCAAGGTCACCACGGCCGGCAGCACCCAGGTCACCGAGTCCAAGAGCGGCAAGGTGTCCGATCTCCAGCCCGGCCAGACGGTCACCGTCCGCGGCAGCCAGAATGCCTCGGGGGACGTCGCGGCGACCACCGTCACCCAAGGCGGCGCGAGCGGATTCGGCGGAAGCCGGGGCTGA
- a CDS encoding sensor histidine kinase — protein MLRYLRARLGRLTRRFAALSLRSRLVLLAMALVALGLTVSDTVVLSSVRAQLVQRVDQQLNRFGDSVAHRVGVEGTPTPRPGRTGGGRAWLPSQYVIAFATDDGKVTEQFRQPVAAGDPRPLWPVMDARALRARLGKPFEVPSDHGGGSWRMLIVPVDSGDPALPAGVVVAAPLEEVSSTVDHLATAFQIIGVVVALLLGVAGWFAVGAGLRPLRRIEATAVEIAAGRPLSHRMPDASPRTEAGRLTSALNGMLAQLESAFAARAESEKQMRRFVADASHELRTPLAGIRGFAELYRMGALPDEADVKRTMARIESEAVRLGGLVEDLLTLVRMDEQRPLQLAPMDLRTLAVDALHDTRALDPAREVTLTGPDGEGQPGPAPVLGDEARLRQVVANLVGNAVAHTPAGSPVRIGVGARDGHGVIEVADAGPGLAPEQAARVFERFYRVDASRSRQTGGGAGLGLAIASALVQAHAGRVELRTAPGEGAVFRVVLPGAA, from the coding sequence ATGCTGAGGTATCTGCGGGCCCGGCTCGGGCGGCTGACGCGCCGCTTCGCCGCGCTGTCGCTGCGTTCGCGCCTCGTGCTGCTCGCCATGGCGCTGGTGGCGCTCGGCCTGACGGTGAGCGACACCGTGGTGCTCAGTTCCGTACGTGCCCAGCTGGTCCAGCGGGTGGACCAGCAGCTGAACCGGTTCGGCGATTCGGTGGCGCACCGGGTCGGCGTCGAGGGCACCCCCACACCCAGGCCCGGCCGTACGGGGGGCGGCCGGGCCTGGCTCCCCAGCCAGTACGTGATCGCCTTCGCCACCGACGACGGCAAGGTCACCGAGCAGTTCCGCCAGCCCGTCGCCGCGGGCGACCCGCGGCCGCTGTGGCCGGTGATGGACGCGCGGGCGCTGCGGGCCCGCCTCGGCAAGCCGTTCGAGGTGCCGAGCGATCACGGCGGCGGCAGCTGGCGGATGCTGATCGTGCCGGTGGACAGCGGCGATCCGGCGCTGCCGGCCGGGGTGGTCGTCGCCGCGCCCCTGGAGGAGGTCTCCTCCACCGTCGACCACCTCGCCACCGCGTTCCAGATCATCGGCGTCGTGGTGGCGCTGCTGCTGGGCGTGGCCGGCTGGTTCGCGGTCGGGGCGGGGCTGCGCCCGCTGCGCCGCATCGAGGCGACCGCGGTGGAGATCGCCGCGGGCCGCCCGCTCTCGCACCGCATGCCGGACGCCTCGCCACGCACCGAGGCCGGCCGGCTCACCAGCGCGCTCAACGGGATGCTCGCCCAGCTCGAATCGGCGTTCGCGGCGCGCGCCGAGTCGGAGAAGCAGATGCGGCGCTTCGTCGCGGACGCCAGCCACGAACTGCGCACGCCGCTCGCCGGCATCCGCGGCTTCGCCGAGCTGTACCGGATGGGCGCGCTGCCCGACGAGGCCGACGTCAAGCGCACGATGGCCCGCATCGAGAGCGAGGCGGTGCGCCTGGGCGGTCTGGTGGAGGACCTGCTCACCCTGGTCCGCATGGACGAGCAGCGTCCGCTTCAGCTCGCGCCGATGGATCTGCGCACCCTCGCGGTGGACGCCCTGCACGACACCAGGGCGCTCGACCCGGCGCGCGAGGTGACGCTGACCGGGCCCGACGGCGAGGGCCAGCCCGGCCCGGCCCCGGTGCTCGGCGACGAGGCGCGGCTGCGCCAGGTGGTCGCCAACCTCGTCGGCAACGCCGTCGCCCACACCCCGGCGGGCTCCCCCGTACGCATCGGGGTCGGCGCCCGGGACGGGCACGGCGTCATCGAGGTCGCCGACGCGGGTCCCGGGCTCGCCCCCGAACAGGCGGCCCGCGTCTTCGAGCGCTTCTACCGCGTGGACGCCTCCCGCAGCCGTCAGACCGGAGGCGGCGCGGGCCTCGGCCTCGCCATCGCCTCCGCCCTCGTCCAGGCCCACGCGGGCCGGGTGGAGCTGAGGACGGCGCCCGGCGAGGGCGCGGTGTTCCGAGTGGTGCTGCCCGGCGCGGCCTGA
- a CDS encoding ABC transporter ATP-binding protein, with product MIRFEQVSKVYPDGTRAVDDLSFEVAEGELVTLVGPSGCGKTTTMMMVNRLIEPTSGRILVDGEDIATLDPVTLRRRIGYVIQQVGLFPHRTVLDNTATVPALVGWKRAKARERAAELLDLVGLDPATYGPRYPAQLSGGQRQRVGVARALAADPPVLLMDEPFGAVDPVVRERLQNEFLSLQATVRKTVLLVTHDIEEAVRMGDRMAVYGSGRIEQFDTPASVLGAPATSYVAQFVGADRGLKRLSVTTVEPDDLEQPPVVRLGEPAGAAAARLRGEDARWAVVLNEGGELHGWVAAEELSLAGSGSVADLARRMEAWVPVGAPLKQAFSEMLQYDAGWVAVVDGARFLGVLTPAKLHEALRRSVDADALGVERTEVDFDSVADV from the coding sequence ATGATCCGGTTCGAGCAGGTCAGCAAGGTGTACCCGGACGGCACGCGTGCCGTCGACGACCTGTCGTTCGAGGTGGCGGAGGGCGAACTGGTGACCCTCGTCGGCCCGTCCGGCTGCGGCAAGACGACCACGATGATGATGGTGAACCGGCTGATCGAGCCCACGTCGGGACGCATCCTCGTCGACGGCGAGGACATCGCCACGCTCGACCCGGTCACCCTGCGCCGCCGGATCGGATACGTGATCCAGCAGGTGGGGCTCTTCCCGCACCGCACCGTCCTCGACAACACGGCGACGGTCCCCGCGCTGGTCGGCTGGAAGCGGGCGAAGGCCAGGGAGCGGGCGGCGGAGCTGCTCGACCTCGTCGGGCTCGACCCGGCGACGTACGGGCCGCGCTACCCGGCCCAGCTCTCGGGCGGTCAGCGCCAGCGGGTGGGAGTGGCCAGGGCGCTGGCCGCGGACCCGCCGGTGCTGTTGATGGACGAGCCGTTCGGCGCGGTCGACCCGGTGGTGCGCGAGCGCCTCCAGAACGAGTTCCTCAGCCTGCAGGCGACGGTGCGCAAGACGGTCCTGCTGGTCACCCACGACATCGAGGAGGCCGTGCGGATGGGCGACCGCATGGCGGTGTACGGGTCGGGGCGCATCGAGCAGTTCGACACTCCGGCATCGGTCCTGGGCGCGCCCGCCACCTCCTATGTGGCCCAATTCGTGGGCGCCGACCGGGGGTTGAAGCGGCTCTCGGTCACGACGGTGGAGCCCGACGACCTGGAGCAGCCGCCGGTCGTGCGCCTGGGCGAGCCCGCGGGAGCGGCCGCGGCCCGGCTGCGCGGCGAGGATGCCCGCTGGGCGGTGGTGCTCAACGAGGGGGGCGAGCTGCACGGCTGGGTCGCGGCGGAGGAGCTCTCGCTCGCCGGGTCGGGCTCGGTCGCCGATCTGGCGCGGCGCATGGAGGCCTGGGTCCCGGTCGGCGCCCCGCTCAAGCAGGCGTTCAGCGAGATGCTCCAGTACGACGCGGGCTGGGTCGCCGTGGTGGACGGCGCGCGCTTCCTCGGGGTGCTCACCCCCGCGAAGCTCCACGAGGCGCTGCGGCGTTCGGTGGACGCGGACGCGCTGGGCGTGGAGCGCACCGAGGTCGACTTCGACTCGGTCGCCGACGTGTGA
- a CDS encoding ABC transporter substrate-binding protein codes for MRPRLMLAALALTAVTACTTGPSLEKQGSVTAPPGDSKHLTVGSAGFTESDLLAQMYALLLDKAGYSTKILSVTNREIYEPALESGQIDVVAEYAATFADWLNAKAHGADAKPVGSPDLNRTMTALRSLATPRGLTVLDPGRAVDQNAFAVAQSYARQHRLKTLSDLGASRLPVRLAAGDECVQRPYCEPGLKKTYGIDITAVDPKGVGTTQAKQAVQSGQDQMVLTTTTDATLGAFGLVLLADDKHLQNADYIVPVVNRSRAGSTGVTGALDKLNTVLTTADLASLNEQVDSWRRLPEDVARDYLRSKHLI; via the coding sequence ATGAGGCCGCGCCTGATGCTCGCCGCCCTCGCCCTGACGGCCGTCACCGCCTGCACCACCGGGCCGAGCCTGGAGAAGCAGGGCTCGGTCACCGCGCCGCCCGGCGACAGCAAGCACCTGACGGTCGGCTCCGCCGGATTCACCGAGAGCGACCTGCTGGCGCAGATGTACGCCCTGCTTCTCGACAAGGCCGGATACAGCACGAAGATCCTCTCGGTCACCAACCGGGAGATCTACGAACCCGCCCTGGAGAGCGGCCAGATCGACGTCGTGGCCGAGTACGCGGCGACCTTCGCGGACTGGCTGAACGCCAAGGCCCACGGCGCCGACGCCAAGCCGGTCGGCTCGCCCGACCTGAACCGCACCATGACGGCCCTGCGCTCCCTGGCCACCCCGCGCGGCCTCACCGTCCTCGACCCGGGCCGGGCCGTGGACCAGAACGCCTTCGCGGTCGCGCAGTCCTATGCGCGTCAGCACCGGCTCAAGACGCTGAGCGACCTCGGGGCCTCCAGGCTTCCGGTGCGGCTCGCCGCGGGCGACGAATGTGTCCAACGCCCCTACTGCGAGCCGGGCTTGAAGAAGACGTACGGCATCGACATCACCGCCGTCGACCCCAAGGGCGTGGGAACCACCCAGGCCAAGCAGGCCGTCCAGAGCGGTCAGGACCAGATGGTCCTGACCACCACGACGGACGCCACGCTCGGCGCCTTCGGTCTGGTGCTGCTCGCCGACGACAAGCACCTGCAGAACGCGGACTACATCGTGCCGGTGGTGAACCGCTCGCGGGCGGGCAGCACGGGGGTGACCGGCGCGCTCGACAAGCTCAACACCGTACTCACCACCGCCGACCTCGCCTCCCTCAACGAACAGGTGGACAGCTGGCGCCGGCTCCCCGAGGACGTGGCGCGCGACTACCTCAGGTCCAAACACCTGATCTGA
- a CDS encoding ABC transporter permease, giving the protein MNTISQAWSWLTSAAHWSGENGIWNRLVQHVWLTALCLVLSCLIALPVALLLGHLGKGGTLAVNISNVGRAVPTFAVLVLLLLTPIGAYGEWPTIIALILFAVPPLLTNAYVGMREVDRDVVRAARGMGMTGRQLLFRVELPLALPLILTGVRIAAVQLVATATLAALAGGGGLGRIITAGFNLASTPQVVAGAVLVAVFALVVEGIFEAVQRFAPQWARGGFG; this is encoded by the coding sequence ATGAACACGATCTCCCAGGCCTGGTCGTGGCTCACCTCCGCCGCGCACTGGTCGGGCGAGAACGGGATCTGGAACCGGCTCGTCCAGCACGTCTGGCTCACCGCGCTCTGTCTCGTCCTCAGCTGTCTCATCGCGCTGCCCGTGGCCCTGCTCCTCGGTCACCTCGGCAAGGGCGGGACGCTCGCCGTCAACATCTCCAACGTGGGCCGCGCCGTGCCCACGTTCGCCGTCCTGGTCCTCCTCCTGCTGACGCCGATCGGCGCGTACGGCGAGTGGCCGACCATCATCGCGCTGATCCTCTTCGCCGTCCCGCCCCTGCTGACCAACGCCTACGTCGGCATGCGCGAGGTCGACCGCGACGTGGTGCGCGCGGCCCGGGGCATGGGCATGACCGGCCGCCAGCTCCTGTTCCGGGTCGAGCTGCCGCTCGCCCTGCCGCTGATCCTCACCGGCGTACGCATCGCGGCCGTCCAGCTCGTGGCCACCGCCACCCTCGCGGCGCTGGCCGGCGGCGGCGGGCTCGGCCGGATCATCACCGCGGGGTTCAACCTGGCCTCGACACCTCAAGTCGTCGCGGGCGCCGTCCTCGTGGCGGTGTTCGCGCTCGTCGTCGAGGGGATCTTCGAGGCCGTGCAGCGCTTCGCCCCCCAGTGGGCCAGAGGCGGCTTCGGATGA
- a CDS encoding ABC transporter permease, with amino-acid sequence MTAPPDDCLARNDWICGAYLTTRRQILWDAVVQHLQLTAVSVLIGVLIAVPLAVVARRWRWAAGPVLGVTTVLYTIPSLAMFSLLLPVYGLSASIVVAGLVLYSLTLLVRNILAGLRAVPEDTRQAARGMGYGPVRLLLAVELPLALPAAMAGLRIATVSAVSLVTVGAIVGYGGLGNLIYSGMNTYFKAQVLTASVLCVVIAVAADLVLLGIQRLLTPWTRAVPS; translated from the coding sequence GTGACCGCGCCCCCCGACGACTGCCTCGCGCGCAATGACTGGATCTGCGGCGCCTATCTGACGACCCGCCGCCAGATCCTCTGGGACGCCGTCGTCCAGCACCTCCAGCTCACCGCTGTGTCGGTCCTGATCGGCGTGCTCATCGCCGTGCCTCTTGCCGTCGTGGCGCGCCGCTGGCGATGGGCCGCCGGGCCCGTCCTCGGAGTGACCACGGTGCTCTACACCATCCCCTCCCTCGCCATGTTCTCGCTGCTGCTCCCGGTGTACGGCCTCTCCGCCTCCATCGTGGTCGCGGGCCTGGTCCTGTACTCGCTGACGCTGCTCGTACGGAACATCCTGGCCGGGCTGCGCGCCGTCCCCGAGGACACCCGGCAGGCGGCGCGCGGCATGGGCTACGGGCCGGTACGGCTGCTCCTCGCGGTGGAACTGCCGCTCGCCCTGCCCGCGGCGATGGCCGGGCTGCGCATCGCCACCGTCTCCGCGGTGTCCCTGGTGACGGTGGGCGCCATCGTCGGCTACGGAGGGCTCGGCAACCTGATCTACTCCGGCATGAACACCTACTTCAAGGCGCAGGTGCTGACCGCGTCCGTGCTGTGCGTGGTGATCGCCGTGGCCGCCGACCTGGTGCTGCTGGGGATCCAGCGGCTGCTCACCCCGTGGACGAGGGCGGTGCCGTCATGA
- a CDS encoding ABC transporter ATP-binding protein: MTPPLWPRRTAAPPEPADAGPWSPAPVIEVRSLIKTYGRGDAAVHALSGPVDPVSGAALGVELVVEQGDFVAVMGSSGSGKSTLMNILGCLDVPTSGRYLLDGIHVGGLDERQLSLVRNRKIGFVFQSFNLVPRTPALAQVELPLAYAGVKPAERRRRAEAALTLVGLADRMDHRPNELSGGQQQRVAVARALVTAPAMLLADEPTGNLDSHSTEEVLAVVDRLNAAGRTIVLITHEDEVARHAKRVVRLVDGRIVEDVRQAPVDGPPPAVREAGSLVGGGR; this comes from the coding sequence ATGACGCCGCCGCTGTGGCCGCGCAGGACCGCGGCGCCGCCCGAGCCCGCGGACGCGGGACCCTGGTCCCCGGCGCCGGTGATCGAAGTGCGCTCGCTGATCAAGACGTACGGCCGGGGTGACGCGGCCGTGCACGCGCTCAGCGGTCCGGTGGACCCGGTCAGCGGGGCGGCCCTCGGGGTCGAACTGGTCGTCGAGCAGGGCGACTTCGTGGCCGTGATGGGCAGTTCCGGCTCGGGCAAGTCGACCCTGATGAACATCCTGGGCTGCCTCGACGTGCCGACCTCCGGCCGCTACCTCCTGGACGGCATCCACGTCGGCGGGCTCGACGAGCGCCAGCTCTCGCTGGTCCGCAACCGAAAGATCGGCTTCGTGTTCCAGTCGTTCAACCTGGTGCCGCGCACTCCGGCGCTCGCCCAGGTCGAGCTGCCGCTCGCGTACGCGGGGGTGAAGCCGGCCGAGCGGCGCAGGCGTGCCGAGGCCGCACTCACCCTGGTCGGGCTCGCCGACCGGATGGACCACCGCCCCAACGAGCTCTCCGGCGGCCAGCAGCAGCGGGTGGCGGTCGCCCGCGCCCTGGTCACCGCGCCCGCGATGCTGCTCGCGGACGAGCCGACCGGCAACCTCGACAGTCACAGCACCGAGGAGGTGCTCGCCGTCGTCGACCGGCTGAACGCGGCGGGGCGCACCATCGTCCTGATCACCCACGAGGACGAGGTGGCCCGGCACGCCAAGCGGGTCGTCCGGCTCGTCGACGGAAGGATCGTCGAGGACGTACGCCAAGCGCCCGTCGACGGCCCGCCACCGGCCGTGCGCGAAGCCGGCTCCCTGGTCGGAGGCGGTCGGTGA